One genomic window of Candidatus Omnitrophota bacterium includes the following:
- a CDS encoding SpoIID/LytB domain-containing protein, producing MRRAAVITCVLLSVLYAGRAPQAIPDTGQSVLRVLVIDNRPRISLVIKGPYKVYAPNSERVVMEGPRLRAGVTGSRGNILIGAKEIMLPAVKVKAYKDADIYVDGKRFRGNVHIALKDDLSIMVINEIGVEDYLYGVLYHEVSHKWPMEVLKAQAIAARTFALYQKSQNRLQPYDLRNDIYSQVYGGRASEKWATTRAVDLTKDKVLAYKGKIFPAYYHATCAGYTEDASVLWNIDLPPLKGGPCLYCRNSPHYEWTTDIPLWELKNRLSAGGYNIGEISSVKVLSKNGSGRVEQVEIKDEADTSVMLKGKDFRQMLGPNELRSTKFDLSLKWGTLVFKGSGWGHGVGMCQWGAFGMSRKGKKVEEILSYYYPGAEITTTDKLR from the coding sequence ATGAGAAGAGCCGCCGTTATCACATGCGTCCTCTTATCGGTATTATACGCCGGCCGAGCGCCCCAGGCCATTCCTGACACCGGCCAGTCCGTATTGAGGGTGCTGGTAATTGACAACAGGCCCAGGATCTCCCTGGTCATAAAAGGGCCGTATAAGGTATATGCGCCGAATTCAGAGAGGGTCGTAATGGAAGGGCCTCGCCTCAGGGCCGGGGTGACAGGGTCCAGGGGCAATATATTAATAGGCGCTAAAGAGATAATGCTCCCGGCCGTTAAGGTGAAGGCATACAAGGATGCCGACATCTACGTCGACGGAAAGCGCTTCAGGGGGAATGTCCATATAGCGCTTAAGGACGATCTGAGCATCATGGTCATAAACGAAATAGGCGTAGAGGACTATCTTTACGGGGTCCTGTACCATGAGGTGTCCCATAAATGGCCCATGGAAGTCCTGAAGGCGCAGGCGATCGCGGCACGTACGTTCGCGTTGTATCAGAAGTCGCAGAACAGGCTTCAGCCGTACGACCTCCGTAATGACATATACTCCCAGGTCTACGGGGGCCGCGCATCCGAAAAATGGGCGACCACCAGGGCCGTTGACCTGACGAAGGACAAGGTCCTGGCATATAAGGGTAAGATATTCCCGGCATACTATCACGCAACATGCGCCGGATATACGGAAGATGCCTCCGTCCTGTGGAATATAGACCTTCCTCCTCTCAAGGGCGGGCCTTGCCTCTACTGCCGGAATTCGCCCCATTACGAATGGACGACCGATATCCCGTTGTGGGAACTGAAGAACAGATTAAGCGCAGGCGGATATAATATAGGCGAGATATCCTCCGTGAAGGTGCTCTCGAAGAACGGTTCCGGCAGGGTCGAGCAGGTAGAGATAAAAGACGAAGCGGATACCTCGGTGATGTTGAAGGGGAAGGACTTCAGGCAGATGCTCGGTCCGAACGAACTGCGCAGCACGAAGTTCGATCTCTCGTTAAAATGGGGCACGCTCGTATTCAAGGGTTCCGGGTGGGGCCATGGTGTCGGTATGTGCCAGTGGGGCGCGTTCGGCATGTCACGGAAGGGGAAGAAGGTCGAAGAGATACTCTCATATTACTACCCCGGCGCCGAGATCACGACGACAGACAAGTTACGCTGA
- the fusA gene encoding elongation factor G, with protein sequence MAVFEAKDIRNLVFLGHSGSGKTSLVEAVLYGAGAIPKMGSIAEGNTVSDYNEDEKERKCSLGSSLMSFVYNSKKINIIDTPGYTDLAGEMVGALRAADTSVIVVNATGGIEIGTERGFKLSRERGIPCAFFISRLDKEHADFEKCVDGIKKKFGKACVLVTYPIGTESSFKGVANLVTRQGMEGLSEDAKAGARTASDSLAEAVAETDDALLEKYLEKGELAPDELKGALKKGISEGKVFPILCGSATGAIGIKESLDLIVNYLPSPADRPRVTATRPDSSEKIEVDMNPKGPFSALVFKTLSDPFLGQISIFKVFSGTLQTNSGFYNVTKGTREKIGQIFSLSGKSQASMDSVQAGDIGCVSKLKETGTGDSIGDEKNPLKLDDIQFPEPAISFSLKPKTRSDEDKISNALHKLTAEDPTFKVTRDEQTKEMIAHGMGDMHIGMMINRMKVRSGVQVDLGTPKVAYKETITGKGDSQYRHKKQTGGAGQFAEVWMKIEPLPRGTGFEFVDEVVGGAIPRPFVVSCEKGIRSALNGGVLAGFPVVDVRAIVYDGKTHPVDSKDIAFQIASRQAFKESMQKARPVILEPIMDVDIVVPEEFMGDITGSLNSRRGRVMGMEPGDGVQTIKAKVPLEEMYKYVNELKSITGGRGTYTMTFSHYEVVPSNLTATIVEKAKQGKKEETEE encoded by the coding sequence ATGGCGGTATTTGAGGCGAAGGATATCAGGAACCTGGTATTTTTGGGACATTCCGGGAGCGGGAAGACGTCGCTTGTGGAGGCGGTCCTTTACGGCGCCGGCGCTATACCCAAGATGGGGAGCATAGCTGAAGGGAACACCGTTTCCGATTACAATGAGGACGAAAAGGAACGCAAGTGCTCTCTCGGGTCGTCGCTCATGTCATTTGTCTATAACTCTAAGAAGATAAATATAATAGATACCCCCGGCTACACCGATCTTGCCGGCGAGATGGTGGGCGCCTTAAGGGCCGCGGACACGAGCGTCATAGTCGTGAACGCGACCGGCGGCATAGAGATAGGGACCGAACGCGGATTCAAGTTGTCCCGCGAGAGAGGCATCCCCTGCGCATTCTTCATAAGCCGCCTCGATAAGGAGCATGCCGACTTTGAAAAGTGCGTGGATGGCATAAAGAAAAAGTTCGGCAAGGCCTGTGTCCTTGTGACATACCCGATAGGTACGGAGTCGTCCTTCAAAGGGGTAGCCAACCTGGTGACGCGGCAGGGGATGGAAGGCCTCTCCGAAGATGCCAAGGCCGGGGCCAGGACGGCCTCCGACAGCCTGGCAGAGGCGGTAGCGGAGACCGATGACGCCCTGCTCGAGAAGTACCTGGAGAAGGGTGAGCTTGCGCCCGACGAACTGAAGGGCGCGCTCAAAAAGGGCATCTCCGAAGGCAAGGTCTTTCCGATACTTTGCGGTTCGGCTACAGGCGCGATAGGCATAAAGGAGTCCCTGGACCTTATAGTGAACTATCTGCCGTCGCCTGCCGACAGGCCCAGGGTTACCGCGACCAGGCCGGACAGTTCCGAGAAGATCGAGGTGGATATGAACCCTAAAGGGCCGTTCTCCGCGCTCGTCTTCAAGACGCTCTCGGACCCGTTCCTGGGCCAGATATCGATATTCAAGGTCTTCTCCGGCACGCTGCAGACGAACTCCGGTTTCTACAATGTGACGAAGGGCACCAGGGAGAAGATAGGGCAGATATTTTCCCTATCCGGGAAGTCGCAGGCATCGATGGACTCGGTGCAGGCGGGAGATATAGGGTGCGTGTCAAAATTGAAGGAGACCGGGACCGGCGATTCCATAGGGGACGAGAAGAACCCTCTGAAGTTAGACGATATCCAGTTCCCGGAGCCGGCCATATCCTTCTCGCTCAAGCCGAAGACGCGTTCCGATGAAGATAAGATATCGAACGCCCTTCACAAACTGACCGCGGAAGACCCGACGTTCAAGGTCACCAGGGACGAGCAGACCAAGGAGATGATAGCCCACGGCATGGGCGACATGCATATAGGCATGATGATAAACAGGATGAAGGTCCGTTCGGGCGTACAGGTCGACCTCGGCACGCCCAAGGTCGCGTACAAGGAGACGATCACAGGTAAAGGGGATTCCCAATACCGGCATAAGAAGCAGACCGGCGGCGCCGGCCAGTTTGCCGAGGTATGGATGAAGATAGAGCCGCTCCCGCGCGGGACCGGGTTTGAATTCGTCGATGAGGTGGTGGGCGGCGCGATCCCAAGGCCTTTCGTGGTGAGCTGCGAAAAGGGCATAAGGTCGGCCCTGAACGGGGGCGTCCTGGCCGGTTTCCCGGTCGTAGATGTCAGGGCCATCGTTTATGACGGCAAGACGCACCCCGTCGATTCCAAAGATATAGCGTTCCAGATCGCGTCGCGCCAGGCCTTCAAAGAGTCGATGCAGAAGGCGAGGCCGGTGATACTTGAGCCTATCATGGACGTCGACATCGTGGTGCCGGAGGAGTTCATGGGTGACATAACGGGCAGCCTGAACTCGCGCCGGGGCAGGGTCATGGGGATGGAGCCGGGAGACGGCGTCCAGACGATAAAGGCGAAGGTGCCGCTCGAAGAGATGTACAAGTACGTGAACGAACTGAAGTCCATAACAGGCGGGCGCGGCACATATACGATGACGTTCTCTCATTATGAGGTGGTGCCTTCAAACCTGACGGCGACGATCGTCGAAAAGGCAAAACAGGGGAAGAAGGAAGAGACGGAAGAATAA
- the ruvB gene encoding Holliday junction branch migration DNA helicase RuvB, which yields MAKHDNKKVKIAEGGREKIIAPQETEEDIILNISLRPTKLKDFVGQTEIVENLKVSLEAAKKRKEPLEHILLSGPPGLGKTSLAHIVAHEMGTRITVTSGPSITRPGDLVGLLTNLEEGDILFIDEIHRLSSSVEEYIYPAMENFEIDVIMDKGPYAKTYKFNLKHFTLIGATTRAGLLTSPLRSRFGLFYHLDFYETEDLVRILTRSARIMNVSIEKSAAEEIARRARGSPRVANRLLRRVRDWAEVKLDGRITLEATFEALKSHGVDSMGLDSVDRKVVSAMYESFGGGPVGIESLAATLNEEPDTIVDIVEPFLLKIGFLKRTPRGRELTRSAYEHMGFLKSKESQKEMFK from the coding sequence ATGGCCAAGCACGATAATAAGAAGGTGAAGATCGCGGAGGGCGGCAGGGAGAAGATCATCGCCCCCCAGGAGACGGAAGAGGATATAATACTCAATATCTCGCTCCGCCCGACAAAGCTTAAAGACTTCGTGGGTCAGACGGAGATCGTCGAGAACCTCAAGGTGTCTCTGGAGGCGGCGAAGAAACGGAAGGAGCCGCTTGAGCATATCCTCCTTTCGGGTCCGCCGGGGCTCGGCAAGACGTCGCTCGCGCACATAGTCGCTCATGAGATGGGCACCAGGATAACGGTCACGAGCGGACCTTCCATCACCAGGCCCGGGGACCTCGTGGGGCTTCTGACCAACCTGGAAGAGGGCGACATCCTCTTCATAGACGAGATACACCGGCTTTCGAGTTCCGTCGAAGAGTACATATATCCGGCCATGGAGAACTTCGAGATAGACGTCATCATGGACAAGGGGCCATATGCCAAGACGTATAAATTCAACCTCAAGCATTTCACCCTTATAGGCGCGACGACGCGCGCCGGTCTCCTCACGTCCCCGCTCAGGTCCAGGTTCGGCCTATTTTACCATCTCGATTTCTACGAGACGGAAGACCTGGTCAGGATACTGACGCGTTCGGCCAGGATCATGAATGTCTCCATAGAGAAGAGCGCCGCGGAAGAGATCGCAAGACGCGCGCGCGGGTCCCCCAGGGTCGCCAACCGTCTGTTGCGCCGGGTCAGGGACTGGGCCGAGGTGAAGCTGGACGGCAGGATAACGCTCGAAGCGACTTTCGAGGCGCTGAAGAGCCACGGTGTCGATTCCATGGGTCTCGACAGCGTCGACCGCAAGGTGGTGAGCGCTATGTACGAATCGTTCGGCGGGGGTCCCGTAGGCATAGAATCGCTCGCCGCGACGCTTAACGAAGAGCCCGACACCATAGTGGATATAGTGGAGCCGTTCCTGCTGAAGATCGGTTTTCTGAAGAGGACGCCGCGGGGGCGGGAGCTCACAAGATCGGCGTACGAGCATATGGGGTTCCTGAAGTCGAAAGAGAGCCAGAAAGAGATGTTCAAGTAG
- a CDS encoding YebC/PmpR family DNA-binding transcriptional regulator: protein MSGHSKWATIKHKKAATDAKRGQLFTKLIKEITVAARSGGNPDTNPRLRVAIDRAKDASMPADNIDRAVKKGTGELEGVNYEDVTLEGYGPGGVAIYIEALTDNKNRTASEVRTIFSKKGGNMAGAGSVGWIFEKKGYIVVNKEAIDEDKLMGIVLDAGAEDMVVEDESYGVKTSPQDFYKVKKAIEDNKIKTESAEITLIPKSTIKVVGDDAKRILDLVDELEGNDDVQNVYGNFDIPDELLKEE from the coding sequence ATGAGCGGACATTCGAAGTGGGCGACGATCAAACACAAGAAGGCGGCTACAGACGCGAAGCGCGGCCAGCTCTTCACGAAGCTGATCAAAGAGATAACGGTTGCGGCCAGGAGCGGCGGCAACCCGGATACGAACCCGCGCCTGAGGGTCGCCATAGACAGGGCGAAGGACGCGAGCATGCCGGCCGATAACATCGACCGCGCGGTCAAAAAAGGCACCGGCGAGCTCGAGGGCGTGAATTACGAGGATGTGACGCTCGAGGGATACGGCCCGGGCGGCGTGGCGATCTATATCGAGGCGTTGACCGACAACAAGAACAGGACCGCCAGCGAGGTGAGGACCATCTTTTCGAAGAAGGGCGGGAATATGGCGGGCGCCGGTTCCGTGGGCTGGATATTCGAGAAGAAAGGATATATCGTCGTGAATAAAGAGGCTATCGACGAGGATAAGCTGATGGGGATCGTCCTCGACGCAGGCGCCGAAGATATGGTGGTCGAAGACGAGAGTTACGGGGTAAAGACATCTCCGCAGGATTTCTACAAGGTGAAGAAGGCGATAGAGGACAATAAGATAAAGACGGAGTCGGCGGAGATAACGCTCATCCCCAAATCGACCATCAAGGTAGTAGGCGACGACGCAAAGAGGATACTGGACCTTGTGGATGAGCTCGAGGGGAACGATGACGTCCAGAACGTCTACGGCAATTTTGACATACCGGATGAATTATTGAAGGAAGAATGA
- a CDS encoding epoxyqueuosine reductase QueH encodes MNILLHICCAPCAIFPVEDLKRDGHKLAGFFYNPNIHPYSEYLKRKQEVERYAGDAGINVLYGDYDIENYFQHIVYNEALQSRCPVCWWLRLEKTAKWALENGFEAFTTTLLGSPYQDQGVIKELGESVAAGAGLKFYYKDFRTGFREAHETARKKGIYCQNYCGCLFSEVERAEARKAKKGRRSTVDGPQKRA; translated from the coding sequence ATGAATATCCTGCTCCATATCTGCTGTGCGCCGTGCGCCATATTTCCCGTAGAAGACCTGAAGAGAGACGGGCATAAGCTGGCGGGATTCTTCTACAACCCCAACATACACCCCTACTCGGAATATCTTAAGAGGAAGCAGGAGGTCGAGCGTTACGCCGGCGATGCCGGCATCAATGTCCTGTATGGCGATTACGATATAGAGAACTATTTCCAGCATATCGTATATAATGAGGCGCTCCAGAGCAGGTGTCCCGTATGCTGGTGGCTCCGGCTGGAGAAGACGGCCAAATGGGCTTTGGAGAACGGTTTCGAGGCGTTCACGACCACTCTCCTGGGGAGCCCTTACCAGGACCAGGGTGTCATAAAAGAGCTGGGCGAGTCGGTTGCGGCCGGGGCCGGCCTGAAATTTTACTACAAGGATTTCAGGACCGGTTTCAGGGAGGCCCATGAGACGGCCAGGAAAAAGGGTATCTATTGCCAGAATTACTGCGGATGCCTCTTTTCGGAAGTAGAGCGGGCGGAGGCGCGTAAAGCGAAGAAAGGTCGGCGGTCTACGGTCGACGGTCCACAGAAGAGAGCATAA
- the ruvA gene encoding Holliday junction branch migration protein RuvA, producing MISRISGKVKERKETSVIIDVNGISYEVLIPPAVMRAIEDGMGDDGTIELITYHYYQMDPSRAIPVLVGFLNEIEREFFEQFIKVSGVGPKAACKALSMSFSVIADAIDRGDMPLLKTLPGIGEQKAREIIAKLQGKVGKFGLIKDKFNDGEPRPVAAEDIKAEAVNVLLQLQYKKQEAKEMVERAVARNSKLSTCEEILNEVYKGSKRK from the coding sequence ATGATATCGCGTATATCGGGAAAGGTGAAGGAGAGGAAGGAGACGAGCGTCATAATAGACGTGAACGGCATCTCTTATGAGGTGCTCATCCCTCCGGCGGTCATGCGCGCGATCGAGGACGGCATGGGGGACGACGGCACCATAGAGCTCATAACCTACCACTACTACCAGATGGACCCGTCGAGGGCCATACCTGTGCTCGTCGGCTTCCTGAACGAGATAGAGAGGGAGTTCTTCGAGCAGTTCATAAAGGTCTCGGGCGTGGGGCCTAAGGCGGCGTGCAAGGCGCTGAGCATGTCGTTCTCCGTCATAGCGGATGCCATCGACAGGGGCGATATGCCGCTTTTAAAGACGCTGCCCGGCATAGGAGAGCAGAAGGCGCGCGAGATAATAGCAAAACTTCAGGGTAAGGTAGGCAAGTTCGGACTTATAAAGGATAAATTCAATGACGGCGAGCCTAGACCGGTGGCCGCGGAGGATATCAAGGCGGAGGCGGTTAACGTCCTGCTCCAACTGCAATACAAGAAGCAGGAGGCCAAAGAGATGGTGGAGAGGGCCGTAGCGCGCAATTCAAAGCTATCGACGTGTGAAGAGATATTGAACGAGGTGTATAAGGGGAGTAAACGGAAATAG
- a CDS encoding DUF2905 domain-containing protein, with protein MNSIGKTLIIFGAALIVLGAIFTFGGKFSWFGRLPGDLYIQKKNFTFFFPITTSIIISVLISVIMMFLRRR; from the coding sequence ATGAATTCGATAGGAAAGACGTTGATCATATTCGGAGCGGCGCTGATCGTCCTCGGCGCCATATTCACGTTCGGAGGGAAGTTCTCCTGGTTCGGACGGCTGCCCGGCGACCTGTATATACAGAAAAAGAATTTTACATTCTTCTTTCCCATAACCACCTCCATAATCATCTCTGTCCTGATCTCCGTAATTATGATGTTCCTAAGGCGAAGATGA
- the ruvC gene encoding crossover junction endodeoxyribonuclease RuvC yields the protein MRILGIDPGLNTTGYGLIDAGTMKVVEAGVIRTKKNTPIQERVTKIFDGISGIIDEYAPGVLVLEKIYSHYQHPTTAILMGHARAMACLVCGRSNIKLVNYPSTRIKKVVTGNGQASKVQVQRMVQNILKLRKPPEPVDVSDALAMAISYCYIEKVPVASYRLPGKI from the coding sequence ATGAGGATATTAGGCATAGACCCCGGGCTGAATACCACCGGTTACGGCCTCATAGATGCCGGTACCATGAAGGTCGTCGAGGCCGGTGTGATACGGACCAAAAAGAACACCCCCATACAGGAAAGGGTCACGAAGATATTCGACGGCATCTCCGGTATCATAGATGAATATGCGCCCGGTGTCCTGGTGCTCGAAAAGATATATTCCCACTACCAGCATCCCACTACAGCGATACTGATGGGCCACGCGCGGGCGATGGCCTGTCTTGTGTGCGGCAGGTCCAATATAAAACTTGTCAATTATCCATCCACGAGGATAAAGAAGGTCGTCACCGGGAACGGCCAGGCCTCTAAGGTGCAGGTCCAGCGCATGGTCCAGAATATACTCAAACTGAGGAAACCTCCGGAGCCGGTAGATGTGAGCGATGCGCTCGCCATGGCGATAAGCTATTGCTATATAGAAAAGGTTCCAGTTGCCAGTTACCGGTTGCCAGGAAAAATATGA